The DNA window CCCAATGCTGCGCCGGGAGGCAGCCAGGGACCACCTGCTGCCACCGGACCTCGTCGCACGCCTGGCCGCCGACGACGATCTCGGCGTACGCGTCCTGCTGGCCCAAAATCATCCAGACGCCTCCGCGCCACTTCTGCTGCGCAGCTTCCTCGAGTACACCGGCCCCGAGCGCAGCCACCTCACCACCCGGCCGAACTTCCCGACCAACGGACTGGCCGCCTTCGCCGACCACGAAGACCCTGAGGTCCGGGCCTTGGCCGCACGCGACCCCGAAACTGAGCCGACAGCCGTGGAGCGGCTCACCCAGGACCCGGAATACGCCGTGAGGGCTGCGGCGACGCGCCACCCGAACCTTCCGCAGTACCGGCTGGCAGTACTCCTCGACGACGAGGAGCTGGCCCACGACGCGGCTGCGAACCCGGCGCTGGACTTGGACACGATCCGCCGGCTCGTTGAAGACGGCCGACGGGTAAGGCCGCCGGCGTAGCTGAACCTCCCGTTTGACTCCTGCGCTCCGCGAAGACCGAGTGGTGAAACACCGACGCAACGAGGCGTCACTCCGCCGATGTTCCTCGACCGGTCCCCCGTTCCGGTCGAGGCCCCGCGGGTGTGGAGTTCTGTCATCGCGAGATCAGCAGCATCCGCCTGCGGTGACCGGTTCGAGTTCATCGGTCTCGGCACCGGCCGGGGTGGTGCAGCACGTGCTGTTGTTCTGCTTGGTCAGGGCGTCGGCGTCGGCTTTGACCACGTACACCTCCCACGGCTCGCGGCCAGGGCCGTGGACCCACACCTTGTCCTGGACGGCGTAGCAACAGCTGGTGTCGTGCTCCTCCGTCGTCGCCAGGCCCTCCTGACTGAGCCGGGTGGTGGCTGCGTGGACGGCCTCAGTGCTGCCGACCTCGACGCCGAGGTGGTCCATGCGGGTGTCCTCGCCCTCGGCACCTTCGATGAGGACGAGCTTGAGCGGGGGTTCGGCGATGGCGAAGTTGGCATAGCCGTCGCGGAGCTTGGCCGGCTCGGTGCCGAAGAGCTTGGTGTAGAAGGCGACGGACTTCGCCAGGTCCGGGACACGCAGGGCGAGCTGTACGCGGGACATCACGTTCCTCCTGTGGGTAATTGAGCGGGTGGGTCGGGTCAGCAACCGCCGGAGGCGGCCGGGACGCCGACGCCGATCCGGATGGGGTAACGGGCGTGGACAGATCCGGTCCCGGCCCGCGCGGGAGACGCCGGCGACGCGGCAGTTGCTCGGTGGCGGTGGCGTTCATGCGATCCCCCTTGTGTTTCGACGTCCGTCGATCTCTTGCGTTTTCAGCATGGCATCTGTATCGATAGACGTCAACATAGACATCCATCGATTTGGGCTGTTTCATGGAGCACGTCGACGTCGCGGTCATCGGCGGCGGCCAGTCGGGCCTCGCGGCGGCGCACAGCCTGCCGCTGGAGGGCCTCACCGCCGTCGCTCTGGAGGCTTCGGACCAGACGGAGGGGTCATGGCCGCACTACTACGACAGCCTCACCCTGTTCTCCCCGGCCCGGTACAGCTCTGCCGGGGGTGCCGTTCGGCGGCGACCCCGGCCGGCACCCGCACCGCGACGAAGTGGTCGCCTACCTGCATCGGTACGCCGAGCGCCTGGACACCGACATCCGCACCCGGCACCGGGTCACGTCGGAGGACGCGCAGGGCGAGGGCTTCGCGCTCGGCCTCGCGGGCGGGCGGCAGCTCGGCGCGCGGGCGGTGGTGACGGCCACGGCGGTTTCGGCCGGCCGAACCGGCCCGCTCCACCCGGGCTCGACACCTTCACAGGCACGGTGCTGCACGTCTCGGAGTACCGAATGCCTGGGGCGTTCGCGGGGCAGCGGGTCGTGGTCGTCGGGGCGGGGAATTAGCGGCGCAGGTGGCCGCCGAGCTCGCGAACGTGGCGCGCGCGAGCCTGGCCAGCCGCAGCCCGGTGCGCTGGTTCTCGCAGAAGCCGCTGGGGCGGGACCTGCACTTCTGGCTCACCGTGACCGGCTTGGACGCGGCCCCGTTCGGCCGGTTCCAGCACCGTCCGGCCACGATGGCGGTGATCGACGACGGCCCTACCGAGCCGCCCTCGCCGCGGGCCGGCCGGATCGCCGCCCGATGTTCACCCACATCAACGGCTCCAGCGTCACCTGGACCGACAGCGCGAAGGAAGACGTGGACGCGATCATCCTGGCCACCGGCTACGCGCCGGACCTCGGCTACCTCACTCCGCGCAACGCCCTCGACGAGGCGATCCGGCCGCGACACCGCGACGGCACTTCGCTCACCCATCCCCGCCTCGCCCACGTCGGGCTGGAATGGCAGCGAAGCCTGTCGTCCGCATCCCTGCGAGGCGTCGGCCGCAATGCGCGCCGGAGCGCCCGGCGCTTGACTCTCGCCCTCGGCCGCTCGTGGCACTAGGCGGTTGATTCGACATGTGTCAACATAGACGTATGTCAAACGTTAAGGCGCTGCCGCTGCTGGAGACCGTCGTCGAGCCCTGCTGCCCGCCGCTCACCGAGCGTCCGCTGACCGCCGACGAGGCCGAGCGGACCGCCGTGATGTTCAAGGCACTGGGCGACCCGGTACGGCTGCGACTGTTCTCGGCCGTCGCCTCGCACGAGGGTGGCGAGGCATGCGTCTGCGACATCTCCGACGTGGGCGTCTCGCAGCCCACGGTCTCCCATCACCTGAAGAAGCTGAAGGAGGCCGGGCTGCTCTCCTCCGAGCGGCGTGGCACCTGGGTCTACTACCGCGTCGAGCCTGCGGTCCTGGCCGCGATGGGGCAGCTCCTGACCAAGGCATCCGCCGCGTGACCGCCTCCACCGTCGTGGTGCCGCTGACCGCAGACCACGCCGATGAGGTCGTCGCGATCTATCAGGCCGGTGTCGACGAGGGCAACGCGACGTTCGAGACGACAACCCCCACGTGGGCGGAGTTCGACGCGGCCAAGCTGCCCGAGCACCGCTTCGCCGCCGTCGACGAGACCGGGGGCGTGCTCGGCTGGGTCGCCGCGACCAAGGTGTCCGACCGCTGCGCGTACGCGGGCGTCGTCGAGCACTCGGTCTACGTGCATCCCGACGCCCGGGGCCGCGGCGTCGCCTCCACGCTGCTGAAGGCGCTGGTCGGGTCCACCGAGGCGGCGGGGATCTGGACCATCCAGTCCGGCGTCTTCCCGGAGAACGCCGCCAGCCTCGCCGTCCACGAACGGGCCGGCTTCCGGATCATCGGCACCCGCGAACGCATCGGCCGCCACAACGGCCGCTGGCGCGACACCGTACTGATCGAACGCCGCAGCCCCCACATCGACTGACCGGACTCAGCCGCGCTCGCCGAGGGTGAGCTGGCGGTGGTGAAAGTCGAAGTGCTGGGTGGGGTACCGGTAGAGGTCCGCAAGCGTCATGAAGTCCTTGAAGAACGGGTCCCACCGGACCGGATAGTGCATCCCCCGCGCCAGATCACGTTCGGACTCCTTCACGAGCCGCCGCGCCAGCGAATCGGTGATCCGGTCGAACGCGGCCCCCGTCGCGCGGGGCCCGAACACCCTCACCGCCCCGCACGGCCCCAGGTAGTTGATCACGTCGAAGGGCCTCGTCCTCGCGTCGAGTACCCGGGCGAACGCCTTGCTCGCGCTCCGGGGCAGGCGGCTGAAGCCGCGCGCGAGCCCCAACAGGACGCGGGTGACGCAGTAGCCGAAGAGCATGTGCCAGAGCAGCTGCCTGTTGGTCCAACGGGTGCCGCTGGTCGGGCGAGCGAGGTCGGCCGGCGTGGCCTCGTCCAGAAGCGCGTGAAAAGTCCGTCGGGCCCTGTCGTAGTCGTCGAGGACGGCCTGCCGTTCCGGCGATGAAGGACCGTATGCCATCACGCCGCTCCCGTTCCAAGCCCGAGTGCCGAGGTCTGGATTTTCTCACGCGCGCCGTGAGTTCGCGCACCTCCGACGAGTAGACACTGTCTACCTCCCCTGGTAGACAGTGTCTATGAACGAGCCGAACACGGGGCTGCGGTCTCGGCTGATCGATGTAGGGGTCGAGTTGGTGACGACGGAGGGCATGCAGGCGCTCTCCCTACGGGAGATCGCGCGGCGGGCGGGTGTGTCGCACGGGGCACCGCGCCGCTACTTTCCGACGCACCTGGAGCTGTTGTCGGCCATCGCGCGCCGGGGGTTCGAGGAGTTGGCGGGTCAGGGAATCGCGGCGCTCGGGGACGGCACCGCGAGCCCGCGCGAACAGATCGCGACGCTGGGGCGCGTGTATCTCGACTTCGCGCTCACCCACCGGGGCATGCACGAGTTGATGTTCCGTCACGATCTTCTGCAAAGCGACGAACTGGGCTTGCGCGACGTCAGTCTGCCGATCTTCTCCCTGCTGGTGGATCTCGTCCGACGGACCCGTCCCGACGCCGACGCCCCCCTCGTCGCGGGCGCATTGCTGGCGAACCTGTACGGCATCGCCCAGCTGTGGACGTGGGGCAGCCTCCAACTCACCACGGGCGCCGACGACGTCGTCCCCTTGCTCGACACCGCGCTGGAGGCACATCTGGGCAGGGAGTGCTGATGACGGCGTCCACGACGGAGGCCGGCGTCAATCGCGGCAGGCCGATATCCGCGCGGCACCGCCGTCTCACGCTCGCCAACAGTGTGCTCGGCGCCGTGATCGTCGCCCTCGACGGGACGGTGCTGATGATCGCCCAGCCCACCCTGCGGCGTGATCTCGACGCGTCCCTCACCGAGATCCAGTGGACCAGTACCGGCTATCTCAGCGCAGTGGCGGGGCTGTTGGTGTTCGCGGGGCGGATCGGCGACCGGTTCGGTCATCGACGAGTCTTCGCCTGGGGGCTGCTGGGGTTCGGTGCGGCCTCGGCGGGGATCGGGTTCGCACCCGAAGTGGGATGGGTGATCGGGCTGCGGGTTGTCCAGGGCATCTTCGGCGCGCTGTTGCAGCCCGCCACGTTGGGAATGCTGCGGGCCGCGTTCCCGCCCGACCGGCTGGGGATGCCCATAGCGCTGCGGACCAGCGCCATCGGCGTCGCGGCCGCGGCCGGTCCGCTGGTCGGCGGTGTGCTCGTCGCCCAGCTGGGCTGGCGGGCGGTGTTCCTCCTCAACGTCGTACCGGCGCTGGTGATGGGTCTCCTGGCGCTGGCGGTGCGTCCCCCGGAGACCGAGCGGACGGGGCAGGGGCCCGCACCCCGGCTCGATCTGCCCGGCGCCGCGCTGCTCGCCGTGGCCCTGGCGGCTTTCGTGCACACGCTGGTCGGGATGCCGGAGGACGGCTGGACGGCGACCGGAGTGGTCGGCCTGCTGATCGCGGCCGTCACGTCCGCTGCCCTCATCCGCCATGAACGGCGTACCGCCGACCCACTGTTGCCGCCGGCCTTGCTCGGGTCGGTGACCGTGAGTGCGGCACTCGGAGTGCTGGTGGCCGCGTCGGCGGCGATGCTCGGCGCGCTGTTCGTGTGCAGCTTCGTCCTGCAGGACGTCCTCGGCATGGACCCGCTGCGCACCAGTCTCGTCGCGCTGCCCGGCGGCGTGATGATGGTGCTCGGTGCGCCGCTGTCGGCCGTACTGCTGCGCCGATGGGGCGCCCGTCCCACCGCCCTCGCGGGGACGGTGCTGCTCACCACTGGGATCCTGGCGCTGTCCCGGCTAGGCCCCGGGTCGTCGACGGTGCTGGTCGGCACTGGGTTCGTGCTGCTGGGAGCCGGTTTCGGCGCGCTGATGGTCACCGCGACCGCAGTCGTCGTACGGCACGTGCCGTCGGAGTCGGCCGGAGTGGCGGGCGGGCTACAGCAGACCGCGATGAACATCGGCCCGACGCTGGGAGTTGCGGCCGCGACCACGCTGATGCCCCTCGGCACGGGCCCCGCACTCCTGGTCCTGGCCGGCGTGGCCGCGCTCGGCGCTCCTCTTGCCGTACGAATGCCCCGACTCGCCCGCGGGTGATACCCGTCTCGGGATCGGCGCGGCCAGGGCCTCGTCACCCTCGCGTATCCGCTCGATCGGCGTGCCCGCACCGTCGCCCATGAGGACCGGAGTTCCGGCCGGGAAACTGTTGTCCTTGCGTCGGTGTCGAGTCCGGACGCGCCGGAGCTGATCACGTTTACAGCTGTGTGGTACGTCGCGACTCCACCATCCGTGCTTTGGGGAGTGTGTGGTCTCTGGTACTGGCAGGCCGCTGTAGCTACCGCCGGGGTAGACCCCTAGCCGTGCGCCCGCCGCACGCTCGTGGTGAGCTGCCGCTCTCGTGGGGCCCGGCCAGGGTGCCGGTCACCTTCGATCCCCTGCCGACGATGCCGGGCAGGGCCTGGGCTTCAGCCCTTCCCGAACTCCTCGGCCAGGCTGCTACGACGCACGCCCCCTGGCCCTTGCCAGGCGCGTGATCAGGCGGGGAAAGGTCAGTAGAACATCCACGCCGGGACCAAGTCGCCGTTGACAGAGAACATCACTTCTCCGGCCACGCACGGTGGATCTACATTCGCGACAGCGGCCGCTTGGGTGGGGTCTCCGTAATTGCCCATCCAGCGCCAGCGCTTGATCGACCTCTGCGCAGCAATGCGTTGCTTGATTTCCGCCCCTTCCTCTACAGAAAGGACTCGGTCAGCAGCGATTTCCTCGTTTGAGTTCTCCATGGCGCTCCTCCTCATGCCGTAGCGGTTGTAGCGGTCAGCCAGCAGTTGACTACAGCATGTGCCCAACCGCACCGATGCGCTAGACACAAGATCGGCGTGTCGGCCGGAGGAGCAGGGTCCACCGAATTGGCTCCTGAGCTCGGCCGGAGCCCAAGAAGGCCACTCAACCCGGAGGCGAACGGCGTGGGCCGAAGCCAGAATTACTGCCCGAGGGGAAGCAGGGTGCGGACCCACCTTCGCCGAACGCCGGAGCTGCTCGACTGGTGGCACTTCCTGGATCGAGCGCAGGGGATCGTTTCTTCAGGTGAAACCGAGCGCCCGCTTGGGTGAGCGAACGGCTCGCGCTCTCTCCAGGAGGTCGCCCCTGGATATAACCGGCTGTGCAATCAAGAGTTTGTGCGTGCTGCGACGGCCGTGACCTTGCTGCCCTTCCGTTTACCGTGACGACCCGTCGCACGCACTGGATACTGCGGCCGCCCTGGCGTGGTTCACCGAAAGTCCCCCGCTTCACCGTCGTCTACGTACGAAACGGCCCCCTGAGCACCTTCCCGGCCCCTTTCGGCCACTGGGCCGCACAGGCTACGCGCACGCCGCCAGGGATGACCCCTTGTCGACGTGGCACCCGGACCGGATTGGGAGAGCAGTCATGTCAGATGAAGAGCCCGTCAATCCAGCTGGTCGCGAGGACGAAGACGCCTTCGACCTCGTGTACCGGGCTGACCGGCGCGAGGGAGCAGCGGCGGGGATCGAGGTGCACCCGCTGCCCGGCGATGCCAGGTACAACGACAAGGGTCGGCCCAAGTACCTGGACGAGCCCGAACCGCAACATGCTCGGGACAAGATCGACCTCAAGCTACGCGAATGGCTTGCTGACCGATCCGGTGATGAGTACGAACAGATCGTGGTCGTCTTCGCGGATACGCTCACGATCCCGCGCTTTCCCGAACCTGCGACCGGCGAGCCGCGGGATTCGGACCTCAACCGTCGGCTCCTGGAGCGGGCACAGGAGTTGGTGCGTTCCGTCGAAGCGCAGCGCGCACCGGGTTACGAGCGGCTGGAGGCTGAGCTGGCCCACTACGAGGCCACGCCCCTGGAGCGGTTCTGGATCATCAACGGTCTTGTGGTGGAGATGCCGCTGAGATCAGTGGAGCGCCTCGCACGGCGCGACGACGTCGTGTCGGTCGAGGCACGCTACTCCGGCGAAGAACCCGGTCAGGACGAGGTGGACGACGGGCGGGCCAGCATCGTCTCCGACCACTTCGGGCTGGGCGTCAACGGCGGCCCGATCGGGATCCTTGACACTGGCGTGCGGGCCGGCCACACGCTGCTCTTCAACCCGTCCCACATCATCTCCACCAGAGACTGCGTCAACGGCGACGCCAACTGCAACCAGCCCGGTTCTGGCTTCGACTCGGGTGACGACTGCTGGAACCATGGCACGTCGATGGCCGCGATCATCACCGGCAACGGCAATCAGGGAAATGACTTCCGGGGCGTGACCGGGATGGGCGTCGACAGCTTCAAGGTCTATCCCAGTGGCTGCGGACTCCTGGACAACCAGGCGGCGGTGCGCGGCTTCCAAGCCGCCGTCGCGGCCCTGGACCGAGTGATCGTGACAGCGATGCAGCGGTTCGCCGACCATCTGAGCGCGCTGGCCCAGGCAGCGGACGCGGCGTTCGACGCCGGCGCAGTGGTGATCTCCATCGTCGGGAACTACGGCCCCGGCCAAGCCACCGTGGTGGCCCCTGGTAACGCGCGCCGAGTGATCGGTGTCGGCGCCTACGACGTACAGACCGGCGCCCAGTACGCCGTCCAGAGCCGCGGCCCCACGGCTGACGCCCGCTACAAACCGGACATTCAGTGCCCGACGAACACCGAGACGGCGAGCAACGCCTCGGACACTGCGAGACACATCTTCACTGGCACGAGCGGCGCCTCTCCCTACGCCGCCGGTGCTGCGGCGCTCGTACGCGACTGGCTCAGAGGGTCGAGCGACACGATCGACCCGGGTCACGTCTACGCGCACCTCATCCTCTTCGGCCAGAACCCGTATCCGTTCGACAACACCTCCGGCGCCGGTCCGCTGCGCCTGCTCTCGGGCGGCCTGTGGTGGTGGGGGAAGACGAGCGTGGGCCACCAAGAGACGGTCGACATCGGCTTCGGCATCGGTGGTAGCGGCAGCCTCCCCGACCTGCTCGACGCCGCGATCTGGTGGCCCGATCCCGCCGCCGCCCACAGCGACCTCGACCTGTACCTGGTCCGCCCCGACGACGGCAGCATCGAGGGAAAAAGCATCACAAGCGTCAGCGTGTTCGAGAAGTGCCGGGTTGTGGGAAACGTAGGCGGCGGCTGGCTGCTGCGCATCCGCGGCTACGACGTCCCGTCAGGCCCTCAGACGGTCTACTGGACTGCTCGCATGCGATGGACATGAGGTAGCCATGGGTTCACAACAAGTCGTCCCACGGCCAGCCTACGCAGACCCCTACCGGGCCGACCGCGTAGTCGCACAACGGCAGCCTACGAAGCCGATGTGTCCTGGCAGATGCCGCGCTTCCGGCGCTTGAGGACCTCACACCGCGTCATGAAGTCCAGACGGCCATTCAGCCGCCAGGCAGCAGGACAGCAGGGCGACCGTTGCCGATCCGGAACATGCCAGGTCTGGTGACGCCGGTCGCCCGGTCGGAAACTCGGGACATGCCCCGCCGCCGGATCACCACCACCACCGCCGCCGTCGCCCTCGCGCTGACCATCGCCGGCAGAGTGACGCACCTTCACCTCTCCGGTTCCTCCAGTGGCCACCGCACCCCGGGCATACCGCAGGGCACTCCGCCGGTCGAATCGGACGGCAAGGCGCCGGACGTCGCACCGGCCGTGTGCGCCGCACCGCCTGACGCCTCGGCGCGCACCGCCGTCCGGCCGGCCTCGAAACGGCCGGTCAACCGCGCGGATTTCAACGGCGACGGCTTCACCGACCTCCACCTCGACGCCTGGTACCGCCCGAAGGAGGGCGGTGGCTGGCTGCACCACCGAGCCGTCGTCCCCGGCTCGGCGCGAGGCATCGCCCCGGCGGCCGGCGTCTCGCTGAGCCTCCCCGGACTCGACCCCGCGACCAGCACCCGCCCGCTGGTCAGGAACAGTGCCGCCCACCTCACCGGGGACCTGGACGGCGACGGCCTGGCGGACCTCGTCGTCCAGAGCCTGTTTCACAACCGCGAGCGCTCATGGACCGGACAGAGCATCGTCTGGGGCAGGGGGAAGGGCACGCCCCGCGCGGTGCGCCTCCCCGCCGAGTACCCGCTGTTCTCTGCGGTCGGCGACTTCGACGGAGACGGAGCGCTGGATCTCGTGGGGCTGCGGGACGGGCGTGAGGTACGGCCTGTCGGCTTCCACGAGCCGCGCCTCTCGGCGTGCCTGACCGTCCTTTACGGGCCGTTCAGCCGCACCGGCGCATTTGGCAGGACCGTCGCCGTCGAGGCGACCCAAGGTGGATACGTGGGAGTGTCCACTCTCGTCACCGGCGACTTCGACGGAGACGGCCGCGATGATGTGGTCACCCGCGGTGGGTTGCCGATGGCGGCACAGGATCAGGACGTGTCAGACGGGTACGACGAGGACCGCCTGCCACGCGGCCTCGTGGACACGCGGTACTACCGCGGTACGCCCGCCGGGCCGGCCGTCGCCTCCTTCCCCACGCTCGTGGGCAAGGCTCTGCCACTGGCGGACCGCGACCGCGACAGGGCCACGCCGCTGCTCACCGCCGGGAATCTCGACGCCGACCGGTTCATGGACCTCATCCTGACCGACGGCACGATCCTGCACGGCGGCCCGCACGGTCCCGGTGCCCGCACCAGCCGACTCCCCGCCCCCTACGACGCCGAGGGCGAGGAATCACCAGGGACGCTGCTGACCACCGGCTACACCGGAGGGCCCGTCCTCGCCGACCTGAACGGTGACGGCCGGGACGACCTGGTGAACCGGGACTCCCGCAGCAAGCCGGCAGGCACCGTTACCGTTCTGCTCTCGCGGCCGAACGGCGGTTACAAGCCCCCACTCACCATCGATCGCTACCGGCTCGGTCTACCCAGCCGTCCCAGGCACAGTGCGGACGCCGACAACTTCGGCTGGGACATCGCCGCCGCCGACCTCAACGACGACGGCCGCGCCGAACTCCTCGCCGGATACCGGGGCTTCTCCAAGCCGCGCGAGGAACACGGATACTGGTTCTTCCCCGGAACAGCCGACGGCCCGGACATCAGAATGGCGCGGTTCGTGCCCGTACGGGACCTGGGCACAGGGTGACTGGCTCACCAGCACCTTCTATGCGCGTGCCGGGCTTCGCGCCGCATCGCCCACAGCGCCGGCCCGTTCCCCGGCAGCCGAAGCTTCTCTTGCACGGTCAAGCCGAAGTGCCCGTCGAGACAGCCGCAGCCGAGATGACGGCCCAGACCGACGAGCCGCTGCGCCTACTGGCGGCCGCCGACGGCAAGGGACGGATCGCGCTGCGCATTGCGGGCACCTCCCCCCAAGGAGCACAAGCAGTTCACCCGACGGGCCACCGTGCAACGCGCCGCCGGGTAGAGGGAAGCAGCCGATGCCCGGGTCGTGGCCTCCCGTGAAGTCGAGTCTGCGGCGG is part of the Streptomyces agglomeratus genome and encodes:
- a CDS encoding ArsI/CadI family heavy metal resistance metalloenzyme: MSRVQLALRVPDLAKSVAFYTKLFGTEPAKLRDGYANFAIAEPPLKLVLIEGAEGEDTRMDHLGVEVGSTEAVHAATTRLSQEGLATTEEHDTSCCYAVQDKVWVHGPGREPWEVYVVKADADALTKQNNSTCCTTPAGAETDELEPVTAGGCC
- a CDS encoding ArsR/SmtB family transcription factor — protein: MSNVKALPLLETVVEPCCPPLTERPLTADEAERTAVMFKALGDPVRLRLFSAVASHEGGEACVCDISDVGVSQPTVSHHLKKLKEAGLLSSERRGTWVYYRVEPAVLAAMGQLLTKASAA
- a CDS encoding GNAT family N-acetyltransferase, giving the protein MTASTVVVPLTADHADEVVAIYQAGVDEGNATFETTTPTWAEFDAAKLPEHRFAAVDETGGVLGWVAATKVSDRCAYAGVVEHSVYVHPDARGRGVASTLLKALVGSTEAAGIWTIQSGVFPENAASLAVHERAGFRIIGTRERIGRHNGRWRDTVLIERRSPHID
- a CDS encoding DinB family protein, which translates into the protein MAYGPSSPERQAVLDDYDRARRTFHALLDEATPADLARPTSGTRWTNRQLLWHMLFGYCVTRVLLGLARGFSRLPRSASKAFARVLDARTRPFDVINYLGPCGAVRVFGPRATGAAFDRITDSLARRLVKESERDLARGMHYPVRWDPFFKDFMTLADLYRYPTQHFDFHHRQLTLGERG
- a CDS encoding TetR/AcrR family transcriptional regulator; amino-acid sequence: MNEPNTGLRSRLIDVGVELVTTEGMQALSLREIARRAGVSHGAPRRYFPTHLELLSAIARRGFEELAGQGIAALGDGTASPREQIATLGRVYLDFALTHRGMHELMFRHDLLQSDELGLRDVSLPIFSLLVDLVRRTRPDADAPLVAGALLANLYGIAQLWTWGSLQLTTGADDVVPLLDTALEAHLGREC
- a CDS encoding MFS transporter, with protein sequence MTASTTEAGVNRGRPISARHRRLTLANSVLGAVIVALDGTVLMIAQPTLRRDLDASLTEIQWTSTGYLSAVAGLLVFAGRIGDRFGHRRVFAWGLLGFGAASAGIGFAPEVGWVIGLRVVQGIFGALLQPATLGMLRAAFPPDRLGMPIALRTSAIGVAAAAGPLVGGVLVAQLGWRAVFLLNVVPALVMGLLALAVRPPETERTGQGPAPRLDLPGAALLAVALAAFVHTLVGMPEDGWTATGVVGLLIAAVTSAALIRHERRTADPLLPPALLGSVTVSAALGVLVAASAAMLGALFVCSFVLQDVLGMDPLRTSLVALPGGVMMVLGAPLSAVLLRRWGARPTALAGTVLLTTGILALSRLGPGSSTVLVGTGFVLLGAGFGALMVTATAVVVRHVPSESAGVAGGLQQTAMNIGPTLGVAAATTLMPLGTGPALLVLAGVAALGAPLAVRMPRLARG
- a CDS encoding S8 family serine peptidase, whose product is MSDEEPVNPAGREDEDAFDLVYRADRREGAAAGIEVHPLPGDARYNDKGRPKYLDEPEPQHARDKIDLKLREWLADRSGDEYEQIVVVFADTLTIPRFPEPATGEPRDSDLNRRLLERAQELVRSVEAQRAPGYERLEAELAHYEATPLERFWIINGLVVEMPLRSVERLARRDDVVSVEARYSGEEPGQDEVDDGRASIVSDHFGLGVNGGPIGILDTGVRAGHTLLFNPSHIISTRDCVNGDANCNQPGSGFDSGDDCWNHGTSMAAIITGNGNQGNDFRGVTGMGVDSFKVYPSGCGLLDNQAAVRGFQAAVAALDRVIVTAMQRFADHLSALAQAADAAFDAGAVVISIVGNYGPGQATVVAPGNARRVIGVGAYDVQTGAQYAVQSRGPTADARYKPDIQCPTNTETASNASDTARHIFTGTSGASPYAAGAAALVRDWLRGSSDTIDPGHVYAHLILFGQNPYPFDNTSGAGPLRLLSGGLWWWGKTSVGHQETVDIGFGIGGSGSLPDLLDAAIWWPDPAAAHSDLDLYLVRPDDGSIEGKSITSVSVFEKCRVVGNVGGGWLLRIRGYDVPSGPQTVYWTARMRWT
- a CDS encoding FG-GAP repeat domain-containing protein translates to MPRRRITTTTAAVALALTIAGRVTHLHLSGSSSGHRTPGIPQGTPPVESDGKAPDVAPAVCAAPPDASARTAVRPASKRPVNRADFNGDGFTDLHLDAWYRPKEGGGWLHHRAVVPGSARGIAPAAGVSLSLPGLDPATSTRPLVRNSAAHLTGDLDGDGLADLVVQSLFHNRERSWTGQSIVWGRGKGTPRAVRLPAEYPLFSAVGDFDGDGALDLVGLRDGREVRPVGFHEPRLSACLTVLYGPFSRTGAFGRTVAVEATQGGYVGVSTLVTGDFDGDGRDDVVTRGGLPMAAQDQDVSDGYDEDRLPRGLVDTRYYRGTPAGPAVASFPTLVGKALPLADRDRDRATPLLTAGNLDADRFMDLILTDGTILHGGPHGPGARTSRLPAPYDAEGEESPGTLLTTGYTGGPVLADLNGDGRDDLVNRDSRSKPAGTVTVLLSRPNGGYKPPLTIDRYRLGLPSRPRHSADADNFGWDIAAADLNDDGRAELLAGYRGFSKPREEHGYWFFPGTADGPDIRMARFVPVRDLGTG